A single genomic interval of Bradyrhizobium sp. AZCC 1693 harbors:
- a CDS encoding pyridoxamine 5'-phosphate oxidase family protein translates to MAESVMYHEGNRQLQDRFDSRRISDRLEEKLMRKEFSADDKQFIESLPYFFLATADAEGRPDCSFKGGAPGFVRITGPSEIAFPDYDGNGMFKSLGNIVVNADVGLLFIAMHDKPRRLRVNGSASVSDNDPLLAGTVGAQLIVRVTARAIFPNCPRYIPTMSSIEPSIYVPVAGQDAPEPAWKGFADFKDCIHPRQPTFKG, encoded by the coding sequence ATGGCTGAGAGCGTCATGTACCACGAAGGCAATCGGCAATTGCAGGATCGGTTCGACAGCCGCCGGATTTCGGACCGGCTGGAAGAGAAGCTGATGCGCAAGGAATTTTCGGCTGACGACAAGCAGTTCATCGAAAGCCTGCCATACTTCTTCCTGGCGACGGCCGACGCCGAGGGCCGGCCCGACTGCTCGTTCAAGGGCGGGGCGCCGGGCTTCGTGCGCATCACCGGACCTTCCGAGATCGCATTCCCCGACTATGACGGCAACGGCATGTTCAAGAGTCTCGGCAACATTGTCGTCAATGCCGATGTCGGGTTGCTGTTCATCGCCATGCACGACAAGCCGCGGCGCCTGCGCGTCAACGGCAGCGCCAGCGTGAGCGACAACGATCCGCTGCTGGCGGGGACCGTCGGCGCACAGCTCATCGTCCGCGTGACCGCACGCGCGATCTTTCCGAATTGTCCGCGCTATATTCCGACGATGAGTTCGATCGAGCCGTCGATCTATGTACCGGTCGCCGGACAGGACGCGCCGGAGCCGGCATGGAAGGGCTTTGCGGATTTCAAGGATTGCATCCATCCGCGGCAGCCCACATTCAAGGGTTAG
- a CDS encoding response regulator transcription factor: MNAAPIKVLVIDDEPPIRKLLRMGLSTQGYDILEASNGKIALEKLAESPALIILDLGLPDIQGHELLRMIRGRNESVPIVVLSSRGDEAGKVQALDLGADDYLTKPFGMDELLARMRAALRHQLQVQGERPVFRAGDLSVDLVRRIVKTGEREVKLSPKEYELLRVLVQHAGKVLTHRFLLKELWDELTDAQYLRVYVRQLRQKIEADPERPQFVLTETGIGYRLRAPD; encoded by the coding sequence ATGAACGCCGCCCCGATCAAGGTGCTGGTCATCGACGACGAGCCGCCGATCCGCAAGCTGTTGCGAATGGGGCTGAGCACGCAGGGCTATGACATCCTCGAAGCTTCCAACGGCAAGATCGCGCTGGAGAAGCTGGCCGAGAGCCCGGCGCTGATCATTCTCGATCTGGGTCTGCCCGATATCCAGGGCCATGAACTGCTGCGCATGATCCGTGGCCGCAACGAGAGCGTGCCGATCGTGGTGCTGTCGAGCCGCGGCGACGAGGCCGGCAAGGTGCAGGCACTTGATCTCGGCGCCGACGATTATCTGACAAAACCGTTCGGCATGGATGAACTGCTGGCGCGGATGCGCGCGGCCTTGCGGCACCAGTTGCAGGTGCAGGGCGAGCGGCCGGTGTTTCGTGCCGGCGACCTCTCGGTCGATCTGGTGCGCCGCATCGTCAAGACCGGTGAGCGCGAGGTAAAGCTATCGCCGAAGGAATATGAACTGCTGCGCGTGCTGGTGCAGCATGCCGGCAAGGTGCTGACCCATCGCTTTCTGTTGAAGGAGCTCTGGGACGAACTGACGGATGCGCAATATCTGCGCGTCTATGTCCGCCAGCTCCGGCAGAAGATCGAGGCCGATCCGGAACGTCCACAATTCGTGCTGACCGAAACCGGCATCGGCTACCGGTTGCGCGCGCCGGACTGA
- a CDS encoding sensor histidine kinase KdpD: protein MVQTRRDPEQRPSPEALLEAARREDSRAGRLKIFVGAAPGVGKTYEMLQSAHARKKAGADVVVGVVETHGRAETEALLNGLEVLPRRRLAYKEQTLEEMDLDALIARRPQIALVDELAHTNAPGSRHPKRYLDVEELLSHGIDVYTAVNIQHIESLNDVVAQITHVRVRETVPDKVFDRADAIELIDLTPDDLIQRLKEGKVYVPKQAERALEHYFSPGNLTALRELALRRTAERVDEQLLTHMQANAIDGPWAAGERILVCVSEDPRAAGLVRYTKRLADRLHAQWTAVSIETRRSLQLTDEQRDRLADTMRLAEALGGEALTIPGAGRRIADDVIHFAHANNITQIIIGKSNRSWWFELMRGSVVHDLVRRSGNISVHVIAGDEQGVAKPAVQTAARQEPFNPRPYLMALLFVAIGLGAAELIHPVFGIENVDLVFLTAVVSVAVRYGLLPSLLTSVAASLCYNFFFMPPYHTFTIADPTNIAAFFFFMLIAILVSNVAARVRLQADAAIGRVRTTESLYAFSRKLAGTATLDDVLWATAYQTALMLKVRVVLLLPEDGVLTVKSGYPPEDQLDQADLAAANWAWSNDRPAGRGSDTLPGAKRLFLPMRTGRGAIGVIGIDDDRTGPLLTPDQRRLLDALVDQGALAIERVLLVEDMDRVKRTVESDRLRGALLTSISHDLKTPLASVLGAASMLRDLGASLDDAQKNDLLATMIDESERLNRFIANLLDMTKLESGAIVPNTARHDVGEIVGSALRRAGKILVRHKVSLEVGPNLPMLELDAVLFEQVLFNLLDNAAKYAPADTTISIRGTRDQGRVSLQILDEGNGIPPAELESVFDKFYRAQKGDHVRPGTGLGLAISRGFVEAMHGTISAANRSDRSGAVITIRLPVPATDSALDTAA from the coding sequence ATGGTCCAAACCCGCCGCGACCCTGAACAGCGTCCCTCGCCGGAAGCCCTCCTGGAAGCGGCCCGGCGCGAGGACAGCCGCGCGGGCCGGCTCAAGATCTTCGTCGGCGCAGCCCCCGGCGTCGGCAAGACCTACGAAATGCTGCAGAGCGCCCATGCCAGGAAGAAGGCCGGCGCCGATGTCGTGGTGGGCGTGGTCGAGACCCATGGCCGGGCGGAAACGGAAGCCCTTCTGAACGGCCTCGAAGTGCTGCCGCGCCGGCGGCTCGCCTACAAGGAGCAGACACTCGAGGAGATGGACCTCGACGCGCTGATTGCGCGGCGGCCGCAGATCGCGCTCGTCGATGAGCTCGCCCACACCAACGCGCCCGGCAGTCGCCATCCAAAGCGCTATCTCGACGTCGAGGAATTGCTGTCCCATGGCATCGACGTCTATACCGCCGTCAATATCCAGCACATCGAAAGCCTCAACGACGTGGTCGCGCAGATCACGCATGTGCGGGTGCGCGAGACCGTGCCGGACAAGGTGTTCGACCGCGCCGACGCCATCGAGCTGATCGACCTGACGCCTGATGATCTGATCCAGCGGCTGAAGGAGGGCAAGGTCTATGTCCCCAAGCAGGCCGAGCGCGCCCTGGAGCATTATTTCTCGCCGGGCAATCTGACCGCGCTGCGCGAACTGGCGCTGCGGCGTACCGCCGAGCGTGTCGACGAGCAGTTGCTCACCCACATGCAGGCCAATGCCATCGACGGACCGTGGGCCGCCGGCGAGCGCATTCTGGTCTGCGTCAGTGAAGACCCGCGCGCAGCAGGCCTCGTGCGCTACACCAAGCGGCTCGCCGACCGGCTACATGCGCAGTGGACCGCGGTCAGCATCGAGACGCGACGCAGCCTGCAACTGACCGACGAGCAGCGCGACCGGCTGGCCGACACCATGCGGCTCGCCGAAGCGCTCGGCGGCGAAGCGCTGACCATTCCCGGCGCCGGCCGCCGCATCGCTGACGACGTCATCCATTTCGCGCATGCCAACAACATCACCCAGATCATCATCGGTAAATCGAACCGCTCATGGTGGTTCGAACTGATGCGCGGTTCCGTGGTGCACGATCTGGTACGCCGCTCCGGCAACATTAGCGTGCATGTGATCGCCGGCGACGAACAGGGCGTGGCGAAGCCGGCGGTGCAGACCGCGGCGCGGCAGGAGCCGTTCAACCCGCGGCCTTATCTGATGGCGCTGCTGTTCGTCGCGATCGGTCTAGGCGCCGCCGAACTCATTCACCCGGTGTTCGGCATTGAGAACGTCGATCTGGTCTTCCTCACCGCCGTGGTCAGCGTGGCGGTTCGTTACGGGCTCTTGCCTTCGCTGCTGACAAGCGTCGCAGCTTCGCTGTGCTACAATTTCTTCTTCATGCCGCCGTACCATACTTTCACTATCGCCGACCCGACCAACATCGCCGCCTTCTTCTTCTTCATGTTGATTGCGATTCTGGTCTCCAATGTCGCGGCGCGGGTTCGCTTGCAGGCAGATGCGGCGATCGGACGGGTGCGTACCACCGAATCGCTCTATGCCTTCAGCCGCAAGCTGGCCGGTACTGCGACGCTCGACGACGTGCTGTGGGCGACGGCCTATCAGACTGCGCTGATGCTGAAAGTGCGCGTGGTGTTGCTGTTGCCGGAAGACGGCGTGTTGACGGTCAAGAGCGGCTATCCGCCGGAAGACCAACTCGACCAGGCCGATCTCGCCGCCGCCAATTGGGCCTGGAGCAACGATCGTCCCGCCGGGCGCGGTTCGGACACGCTGCCGGGGGCAAAACGGCTGTTCCTGCCGATGCGAACCGGGCGCGGCGCGATCGGCGTCATCGGCATCGACGACGACCGCACCGGGCCGCTGCTGACGCCGGATCAGCGCCGCCTGCTCGATGCATTGGTCGATCAGGGCGCGCTCGCGATCGAGCGGGTGCTGCTGGTCGAGGACATGGATCGGGTCAAGCGCACGGTGGAATCCGACCGGCTGCGCGGCGCGCTCCTGACCTCGATCTCGCATGATCTGAAGACGCCGCTGGCTTCCGTGCTCGGCGCCGCCAGCATGTTGCGCGATCTTGGCGCTAGCCTTGACGACGCGCAGAAGAACGATCTGCTCGCCACCATGATCGATGAATCCGAACGGTTGAACAGGTTCATCGCCAACCTGCTCGACATGACCAAGCTCGAATCCGGCGCCATCGTCCCCAACACCGCGCGGCACGATGTCGGCGAGATCGTCGGCAGCGCGCTGCGGCGCGCCGGCAAGATCCTCGTGCGTCACAAGGTGTCGCTGGAGGTCGGCCCCAATCTGCCGATGCTGGAGCTCGATGCCGTGTTGTTCGAACAGGTGCTGTTCAACCTGCTCGACAACGCCGCCAAATACGCACCCGCCGATACGACGATTTCGATCCGGGGAACGCGCGATCAGGGAAGGGTCTCGCTGCAGATCCTCGACGAGGGTAACGGCATTCCGCCCGCGGAACTTGAAAGCGTATTCGATAAATTCTATCGCGCGCAAAAGGGCGATCACGTTCGCCCCGGCACCGGTCTTGGGCTGGCGATTTCCCGTGGTTTTGTTGAGGCGATGCATGGCACCATTTCGGCCGCCAACCGCAGCGACCGCAGCGGAGCGGTTATAACCATTCGGCTGCCGGTCCCGGCCACCGACAGCGCGCTGGATACCGCCGCATGA
- a CDS encoding K(+)-transporting ATPase subunit C — MLREFRPAILILLLLTAITGVAYPLAMTAIAGVIFPKQAQGSLIEKDGKVIGSALIGQEFKTDRYFHGRPSATTAPDPADSTKTVPAPYNAANSGGSNLGPTSKALADRINEDVAKLKAENPPAPVPVDLVTASGSGLDPDISPEAALFQVPRVAKARSLPEAPVRELVTEHIQGRMAGLLGENRVNVLALNLALDQASQ, encoded by the coding sequence ATGCTCAGAGAATTCCGTCCCGCCATTCTCATCCTCCTCCTGCTCACCGCGATCACCGGCGTCGCCTATCCCCTCGCGATGACCGCGATCGCCGGCGTGATCTTCCCGAAACAGGCGCAAGGCAGCCTGATCGAGAAGGACGGCAAGGTGATCGGCTCCGCGCTGATCGGGCAGGAGTTCAAGACCGATAGATATTTCCACGGCCGCCCGTCCGCGACCACGGCGCCGGACCCGGCCGATTCCACCAAGACGGTCCCTGCGCCCTATAACGCCGCCAATTCCGGCGGCTCCAACCTCGGTCCCACCAGCAAGGCGCTGGCTGACCGGATCAACGAAGACGTCGCGAAACTGAAAGCCGAGAACCCCCCTGCGCCCGTGCCTGTCGACCTTGTCACCGCCTCGGGCAGCGGGCTTGATCCGGACATTTCGCCCGAGGCCGCTCTATTCCAGGTCCCGCGGGTGGCAAAGGCCCGCAGCTTGCCGGAAGCCCCCGTCCGCGAGCTGGTCACTGAGCACATTCAGGGCCGCATGGCTGGATTGCTCGGTGAGAACAGAGTTAACGTATTGGCCCTGAATCTGGCTCTGGACCAGGCCTCACAATGA
- the kdpB gene encoding potassium-transporting ATPase subunit KdpB produces the protein METMKLQKKVNASAMLDPKIVVPAVRAAFAKLDPRLMIKNPVMFVVEIVAALTTVIFLRNLVIGGESLAFTFQIILWLWFTVLFANFAEAVAEGRGKAQAESLKKTRTESKAKLLEGADKSYRLVSGTSLKVGDIVLVEAGDNIPSDGEVIEGVASVNEAAITGESAPVIRESGGDRSAVTGGTQVLSDWIRVRITAAQGSTFIDRMIKLVEGAERQKTPNEIALNILLAGLTIIFVFATVTIPSYAAYAGGSISVVVLVALFVTLIPTTIGALLSAIGIAGMDRLVRFNVLAMSGRAVEAAGDVDTLLLDKTGTITLGNRQATAFRPVRGVTEQELADAAQLASLADETPEGRSIVVLAKEKYGIRGRDMKELHAAFIPFTAQTRMSGIDAGTSSVRKGAVDAILNYVDGGGAVRVVASGNAARALQSGAISEAAREIQAISDDISKAGGTPLAVARDGKLLGVVHLKDIVKGGIRERFAELRRMGIRTVMITGDNPMTAAAIAAEAGVDDFLAQATPEDKLKLIRDEQAKGKLVAMCGDGTNDAPALAQADVGVAMNTGTQAAREAGNMVDLDSNPTKLIEVVEIGKQLLMTRGALTTFSIANDVAKYFAIIPAMFLAFYPQLEVLNVMHLASPQSAILSAIIFNALIIIALIPLALKGVAYRAVGAGALLRRNLLIYGLGGIIVPFIGIKIIDLAVAALHLA, from the coding sequence ATGGAAACCATGAAACTGCAGAAAAAAGTGAACGCGTCGGCCATGCTCGATCCCAAGATCGTGGTGCCTGCGGTCCGCGCGGCATTTGCGAAACTAGATCCGCGGCTGATGATCAAAAATCCCGTGATGTTCGTGGTCGAGATCGTCGCAGCCCTCACCACCGTGATTTTCCTGCGTAACCTGGTGATCGGCGGCGAGAGCCTCGCCTTCACCTTCCAGATCATCCTGTGGCTATGGTTCACGGTGCTGTTCGCCAATTTCGCCGAAGCCGTCGCCGAAGGCCGCGGCAAGGCGCAGGCCGAGTCGCTGAAGAAGACCCGCACCGAGAGCAAGGCGAAGCTGCTGGAAGGCGCCGATAAATCGTATCGTCTGGTGTCCGGCACCAGCCTCAAGGTCGGCGATATCGTCCTGGTCGAGGCCGGTGACAACATCCCCTCCGACGGCGAGGTGATCGAAGGCGTGGCCTCGGTGAATGAGGCGGCCATCACCGGCGAATCCGCGCCCGTGATCCGCGAATCCGGCGGCGACCGCTCGGCGGTGACCGGCGGCACGCAGGTGCTGTCCGACTGGATCCGCGTTCGCATCACGGCGGCGCAAGGCTCGACCTTCATCGACCGCATGATCAAGCTGGTGGAGGGCGCCGAGCGGCAGAAGACGCCGAACGAGATCGCGCTCAATATCCTGCTGGCGGGCTTAACCATCATCTTCGTGTTCGCCACCGTGACGATCCCGAGCTACGCGGCCTATGCCGGCGGCTCGATTTCGGTCGTGGTGCTGGTGGCGCTGTTCGTCACGCTGATCCCGACCACGATCGGCGCGCTGTTGTCGGCGATCGGAATCGCCGGCATGGACCGCCTGGTGCGCTTCAACGTGCTCGCGATGTCCGGCCGCGCGGTGGAAGCTGCCGGCGACGTCGATACGCTCTTGCTGGACAAGACCGGCACCATCACGCTCGGTAACCGGCAGGCGACGGCATTCCGGCCCGTGCGTGGCGTCACCGAGCAGGAACTGGCGGACGCAGCACAACTCGCCTCGCTCGCCGACGAAACGCCGGAAGGCCGCTCGATCGTCGTGCTGGCGAAGGAGAAATACGGCATCCGTGGCCGCGACATGAAGGAGCTTCACGCCGCCTTTATTCCTTTCACCGCGCAGACGCGCATGAGCGGCATCGATGCCGGAACATCCTCCGTCCGCAAGGGCGCTGTGGATGCCATTCTGAATTACGTCGATGGCGGCGGCGCGGTGCGTGTGGTCGCTTCTGGGAATGCAGCGCGCGCCCTGCAGTCGGGTGCCATCTCGGAGGCAGCGCGCGAGATCCAGGCGATTTCCGACGATATCTCCAAAGCCGGCGGCACGCCGCTCGCGGTCGCGCGCGACGGCAAATTGCTCGGCGTCGTGCACCTGAAGGACATCGTCAAGGGCGGCATCCGCGAGCGCTTTGCCGAATTGCGCCGCATGGGCATCCGCACCGTGATGATCACGGGCGACAACCCGATGACGGCAGCGGCGATTGCCGCCGAAGCCGGCGTCGACGACTTCCTCGCCCAGGCAACGCCGGAGGACAAGCTGAAGCTAATCCGCGACGAGCAGGCCAAGGGTAAATTGGTCGCCATGTGCGGCGACGGCACCAATGACGCGCCGGCGCTCGCACAGGCCGACGTCGGCGTCGCCATGAACACCGGCACGCAGGCCGCGCGAGAAGCCGGGAACATGGTCGATCTCGATTCCAACCCGACCAAGCTGATCGAGGTGGTCGAGATCGGCAAGCAGCTATTGATGACGCGTGGCGCGCTGACGACGTTCTCGATCGCCAACGACGTCGCGAAATATTTCGCCATCATCCCGGCGATGTTCCTGGCGTTCTACCCGCAGCTCGAAGTGTTGAACGTCATGCACCTCGCCAGCCCACAGAGCGCCATCCTGTCGGCGATCATTTTCAACGCGCTTATCATCATCGCGCTGATCCCGCTGGCGCTGAAGGGAGTGGCCTATCGCGCGGTCGGGGCAGGGGCACTTCTGCGCCGTAACCTGCTGATCTACGGCCTCGGCGGCATCATCGTTCCCTTCATCGGCATCAAGATCATCGATCTCGCCGTTGCGGCCTTGCATCTGGCCTGA
- the kdpA gene encoding potassium-transporting ATPase subunit KdpA, whose amino-acid sequence MTVIGWIQILLYCAIVAALVKPLGWYMTRVFNGESTFLSPVLRPVERGLYWIGGVDEKREQHWLTYTVAMLLFHVGGFLIIYGLMRLQALLPFNPAEQSAVAPDLSFNTAISFLTNTNWQNYGGESTLSYLTQMVGLTHQNFLSAATGIALAVALIRGFSRSSMRTIGNFWVDVTRCTLYVLLPICIIYTLFLVWQGMPQTLGAYVEATTLEGAKQTIAVGPVASQVAIKMLGTNGGGFFNANAAHPFENPTALSNFVQMISIFALGAALTNVFGRMVANQRQGWAILAVMGVLFLSGVAVTYWAEANGTSTLAALGLTGGNMEGKEVRFGIVASSLFAVITTAASCGAVNAMHDSFTALGGMIPLLNIQLGEIIVGGVGAGLYGMLLFVVLAIFVAGLMVGRTPEYVGKKIEAREVKMAMLAILVLPLMYLGWTAVAVVLPSAVASMANAGPHGFTEVLYAFTSATGNNGSAFGGLTGNTFFYNLTLASSMFVGRFFMIVPAMALAGSLAGKKSMPPSAGTLPTTGGLFVGLVVGVILIIGGLTFFPALALGPIVEHLAMNANTLF is encoded by the coding sequence ATGACCGTCATCGGCTGGATTCAAATTCTTCTGTACTGCGCTATCGTGGCCGCGCTCGTCAAACCGCTCGGCTGGTACATGACCCGCGTCTTCAACGGCGAGTCCACCTTTCTGTCCCCGGTGCTGCGCCCGGTCGAACGCGGGCTTTACTGGATCGGCGGTGTCGACGAGAAGCGCGAGCAGCATTGGCTGACCTATACGGTCGCCATGCTGCTGTTCCATGTCGGCGGCTTTCTCATCATCTACGGCCTGATGCGGCTGCAGGCGCTGTTGCCGTTCAATCCGGCGGAGCAATCTGCCGTCGCCCCTGATCTCTCGTTCAACACGGCGATCTCCTTCCTCACCAACACCAACTGGCAGAACTACGGCGGCGAGAGCACGCTGTCCTATCTGACGCAGATGGTCGGCCTGACGCACCAGAACTTCCTCTCGGCCGCGACGGGCATTGCGCTCGCGGTCGCCCTGATCCGCGGCTTCTCCCGCTCCTCAATGCGCACCATCGGCAATTTCTGGGTCGATGTGACGCGCTGCACCCTCTATGTGCTGCTGCCGATCTGCATCATCTACACGCTGTTCCTGGTCTGGCAGGGCATGCCGCAGACGCTCGGCGCCTATGTCGAGGCCACGACGCTGGAGGGCGCCAAGCAGACCATCGCGGTGGGCCCCGTCGCCTCGCAGGTCGCCATCAAGATGCTCGGCACCAATGGCGGCGGCTTCTTCAATGCCAACGCCGCGCATCCCTTCGAAAACCCCACCGCGCTGTCGAACTTCGTGCAGATGATCTCGATCTTTGCGCTTGGCGCGGCGCTGACCAACGTGTTCGGCCGTATGGTCGCCAACCAGCGACAGGGCTGGGCGATCCTCGCCGTGATGGGCGTGCTGTTCCTGTCGGGCGTTGCCGTCACCTATTGGGCCGAAGCCAACGGCACCTCGACGCTCGCCGCGCTCGGGCTAACCGGCGGCAACATGGAAGGCAAGGAGGTCCGGTTCGGCATCGTTGCCTCCTCGCTCTTTGCGGTCATCACCACGGCGGCCTCGTGCGGCGCGGTCAACGCCATGCATGACTCATTCACCGCGCTTGGCGGCATGATCCCGCTGCTCAACATCCAGCTTGGCGAAATCATCGTCGGCGGCGTCGGCGCCGGGCTTTACGGCATGCTGCTGTTCGTCGTGCTGGCGATCTTCGTCGCCGGACTGATGGTCGGCCGCACGCCGGAATATGTCGGCAAGAAGATCGAGGCGCGCGAGGTCAAAATGGCGATGCTGGCGATCCTGGTGCTGCCACTGATGTATCTCGGCTGGACCGCGGTCGCCGTGGTGCTGCCGTCGGCGGTGGCGTCGATGGCTAATGCTGGCCCCCACGGGTTCACGGAGGTGCTCTATGCCTTCACCTCGGCGACCGGCAATAACGGCTCGGCGTTTGGCGGCCTGACCGGCAACACCTTCTTCTACAATCTGACGCTCGCGAGTTCGATGTTCGTCGGCCGCTTCTTCATGATCGTGCCGGCGATGGCGCTGGCCGGCTCGCTCGCCGGCAAGAAGTCGATGCCGCCGTCGGCAGGCACATTGCCGACCACCGGCGGCCTGTTCGTCGGTCTCGTCGTCGGCGTGATCCTGATCATCGGCGGGCTGACGTTCTTCCCAGCGCTGGCGCTCGGGCCGATCGTCGAGCACCTCGCCATGAATGCCAACACCCTGTTCTGA
- a CDS encoding K(+)-transporting ATPase subunit F, with amino-acid sequence MIFDYSLAGLVSLGLLFYLTYALLRPERF; translated from the coding sequence ATGATCTTCGATTACTCGCTTGCCGGTCTCGTCTCGCTCGGCCTGCTGTTTTACCTGACCTACGCGCTGCTGCGGCCCGAGCGCTTCTGA
- a CDS encoding LysM peptidoglycan-binding domain-containing protein produces MTATSASRTIIFSIALVAVSGVALAFAILHARREPPADASAAAISRPAPGAREQSPAPLATAKAEANAIADALSGSPPPPENSDGVPTFDVARIEPTGEAVIAGRATPGASVELLRNGEVHDRAVADQSGQFVIVPPRLPSGTYDLTLRSRQPDGKQMTSKQNVAVALEPKATDRPVVALITPNKPTVMLSQPAAEKPAAGAVVVAAVEIEPGGKFHVSGQARPGAALRLYLNDSFITSVTAAADGRFAVTINEGVAPGSYRVRVDEASSSGSVHARAEVPFNVPDTMVTASVPAQATASRRSESAAAQQPQLAAAGAIVLPDRGSPSSAVVVPKITTTTVSRGDSLWRLSQVSYGAGTRYAVIYKANRGQIRNPNLIYPGQVFVLPAK; encoded by the coding sequence ATGACTGCCACATCGGCAAGCCGAACGATCATTTTCTCCATTGCGCTTGTTGCGGTTTCTGGCGTTGCGCTTGCCTTCGCCATTTTGCACGCCCGCCGCGAACCACCGGCTGACGCCAGCGCGGCGGCGATCTCAAGGCCTGCCCCGGGCGCGCGGGAGCAGAGCCCGGCCCCGCTCGCAACGGCGAAAGCGGAAGCCAACGCCATTGCGGACGCGCTGTCCGGATCGCCTCCGCCGCCGGAGAACAGCGATGGCGTGCCGACGTTTGACGTTGCCCGGATCGAGCCGACAGGCGAGGCCGTGATCGCGGGTCGGGCAACGCCAGGCGCGTCGGTGGAGCTGCTGCGTAACGGTGAGGTGCACGATCGCGCGGTCGCGGATCAATCCGGACAGTTCGTCATCGTCCCGCCCCGGCTTCCATCAGGCACCTACGACCTGACGCTGCGCTCCAGGCAGCCGGACGGCAAGCAAATGACGTCCAAACAGAATGTGGCGGTGGCACTTGAGCCGAAAGCGACCGATCGGCCGGTCGTGGCGCTGATCACGCCGAACAAACCCACCGTCATGCTGTCGCAACCAGCGGCGGAAAAGCCGGCGGCCGGCGCAGTGGTTGTGGCGGCGGTCGAGATCGAGCCGGGCGGCAAGTTCCATGTGAGCGGCCAGGCGCGCCCCGGCGCGGCGTTGCGGCTTTATCTCAACGACAGCTTTATCACGTCGGTAACGGCCGCCGCTGATGGCCGTTTCGCGGTCACGATCAATGAAGGGGTCGCACCGGGCAGCTACCGTGTCAGGGTGGACGAGGCGTCGAGTTCCGGCTCGGTGCACGCGCGCGCCGAGGTGCCGTTCAACGTTCCCGACACGATGGTGACCGCATCCGTGCCGGCGCAGGCCACAGCCTCCAGGCGCTCGGAGTCAGCCGCTGCACAGCAGCCGCAGCTGGCGGCCGCAGGGGCAATCGTTCTGCCAGACCGAGGTTCTCCGTCATCCGCCGTGGTGGTGCCGAAAATCACGACCACCACCGTCTCCCGCGGCGATAGCCTCTGGCGTCTCAGCCAAGTCTCGTACGGCGCGGGCACGCGCTACGCCGTTATTTACAAGGCGAACCGGGGGCAGATCCGCAATCCCAACCTGATCTATCCCGGCCAGGTCTTTGTGCTTCCGGCGAAGTGA